DNA from Nymphaea colorata isolate Beijing-Zhang1983 chromosome 4, ASM883128v2, whole genome shotgun sequence:
TAAACAAACCACGTCGAAAAAACAGTTTCCATTCCATAGCTGAAAGGGTCATGTTTGGTAGCATTGGATATCATATCCGAGACAAATTTCGAATTTATGTTAGCGAGATCTACTTTTCAAACAAGTAGGTGATgctaccaaaaaaagaaaaaaaaaaaaacatagatgTGAAGTCGGTGAAGCAAGGTCTGACTTCATACATGCAGATCTCAGACCTGAGGGTGCATTTGTTTAGTAAatagtatgttttttttttttttttttgatgtggcaaaagattCATGGTATAATCTATAGTTCATCAATATAAAGATTGTATTTCTGAACTGAAATTCACATTTAAAATCCTTAgtttactatttttttcttttttggttgttcGATCTAAAATCAAAGTGAAGAAGGTCTAATATTGACTCCATAgaatcaatattagattaagTTCCATAGATTACATAGATAAGgtatgtttttgttgatgtgaCAAAAGATTCACCATAAAATCTATGGTTCATCgatacaaaattttattttttgaattaaatccACACTTGGAATCCTTagtttactgttttttttttttcaactttgtatGATCTTAAATCAAAGTGAAGAATTCCTGATCTTGACTCCATTGGTTTCAAATCCTGATGATTCAAAGTCGGGGCCAATCAAACGCCAAGAGTCTTATCAGCGAGTAACAATACACCCATAAGTTCTAAATAGAAACAATATGTTGTGTTTGTACTTTTCATATTACGAACAAGTGTATTTTAAGAATTCGtccagaacaaaaaaaaaaaaattaagtacctgaaaattacaaattattaacattaatatacaaaaatattttacataaaCGATGCAAACACAGTGGGGGATAAAGCCCCCAACGCTTTTATTAAATCACTACAAAAATTTACAAGTCAAAATTCCCGCAAGACTCAAGAAGTGCACCTGGATCTTAAAGTGTTCATTTCATGtcacaaaataatatattttcatgGAAATACTTTCAAAATACAAAGTATGTGACATTTCTATAGGTTCCACAGAATTCCTGTCCTATTCTTGACCATTTTCATGTCTTAACCGCTTTTCTCTATACCATTCAGAGCGGCGCCGTTGTTCATCTGCTCCAAAAACAACCTGATGCATCGCCTCCAAACATTAATTTTTGATGCAGCAAGCTTGAGGAGAGATCGAGCACAATCGCATAGACGACCCATCAACTCCACATTCAATCGATCCACTACAGATTGTGAGATCAGTGAGACCCCGAACATCTATAAGGATCAAGGGCGCAATGATGTCAAACTTTCAATATGTAAATGTTAATCTGAAGATCGAAgctgtttcatgaatatttaATGATTATGTTTCTTATGAACCCGTCCAAATAAAGTCGACTACCATGGTTTTGGAACATGATGAACACAACCATGTGGCTGAATCCCGAAAAGAAGACTCATAAATTGGTTGCTGGAGACCAACAGATTGATATATAGAACAGAACATTTTCTGTAATTTAGCTCTGGTTTCCctctataaaaaaattaaataagttaACACTCCAGTGCAAAAACAAACTAATTTAGCAGAGAGATACCACGAAAAGCAATGTCTAATCATATACTAATCGATCTGAAATAAGTAGTCATGATGAAACAAAGGCAGCCAAGATGGAGAATCAGAAGTCTTAGCGTACCTCGAGGGAGAAAACAGAAACTGTCATCCCTGTAACAGGAAGAGAAAATGACGCTATTAGACGGTGGTCATAGTCTGTCATTCATGCAACGAAGTATTTGATCTATCGAGCAAATGAGAGTCTAAAAAAGAAGAGGTAACGGAGTCAAGTGGcccttcaaatttttttttttttgtagttcaCGAGATTGCGAAGGGAGTTCCACTACTAGACACTGATTTCTGCACTATGCTGGAAACCCCACGCCACAATTTGAGCTTACTAGTGGAACTCCTCTGTCAATCGTGAGAACATTTCTCTGTAATCATGCTGAACTGTTCTTTCCCTTATCTCAAAAATTAAGCCAAGATCATCGGGAAAACTAAATTGCAAAACTAGAAAAACTAAAATGCGCAGAGACTGAGAACAGAATATATATCGACAAACAAATGCGTTTGGAGCCTTTGGACATCAGACATGAagagaagctctctctctctcttgattaACTTAACGTTGTCAAGTTTTTCGAGGGCAAAGCAGATACGCATATGAACTATCTGAGAGGTAGTAACAGATTCGCACACGCACCTGTGTGTGCTTTGATTAAGCCAACATTATGAACCTTGTCTCTTGAGGTGTTTGGAATCTCTAGAGATTTGAACTGTCTGAGAGCTACCAACATGGTCTGTCTCACAGTTTGGAGCTGCTATACAGAGAAACTATCTGAGAGTTATCAATACCTCTGCGCAAACACAAAGTTGTACGTTTGATTAAAGTAAAAAACATCAAGTCAAGGAAACGATCTGGGAGCTACCAATGCTCCGCATAAACACCCGTATATTGGATAAATTCAAAGAACACGAAGTTTTCTTTTTGAGGTATTCAGATTTACTAGAGATATAAATTGCCTGTGAGGCAGCAATTCCTCTGCTCgtacaaaaaaatattagttcCACTGTAGAGATTGGTGGCTTTTGCAGTTTGAGATCATGGGAAGATCATACTTACTTGGTTGAAGTAAACTCTAAAAAATACCAAGCGACATATAAAGCAGTATGTATCTGCTAGAAGTATAAACTGTCTAAGACAATTTAGCTTTCCTGTTTGTCAACTTTCACATAGGGGTCGGTAACAAAACCAAACCAGCAAGGAGAAACACAAGTGTAAGGCAGAACACAGACAAGATTCGGACTAGGCTGTGCCTGTCCAAACCCAGAACCGGTGTTGGTAGACTAGTTGCTTAGGCGACCGACACAAAGGCATCCTAAGAAAAGACTCATACCGCAACTGCATCGGATTCCCAGTCCGATGAGAATTTTCTTACCAAGCTCAATCACTTAAAACTAGATACAGATCGAATATCCGGTTACATTCGAACCATATACATCTTTACCATTTTCAAGATTTACTACGCAACTCCCGCCGGACACTTGACCGGAAGTTTTCTCAGGTGATGACGAAGATGCACGCTTTCGAATCTCAGGTGAAACCAatgattttgatttcaaatccaagccCGGACACTCCAGTAATGAACAGCTCTATAGTGGATCCACTCAAAATCTTCGTCTCGACAACAAACCACGTTACATTTAGCCTAGTCACGAAATTGATCTGGAGTTGAAATTGTTTGATAATGGATAGAGTAGTCCATGAAAATGTCGATATATGCATACTTACATTCCTTTTGAGTTGGAGGTCTTTCTCTCTGATTCTTACGGACCTGTTAGTATGGTAAACTGAGTTCTTTAAACATTAATTGTCCTTAAGGGTGTATAGCGAGTCTTTGCATTCCTTTATATTCCAGTTGAGATTCTTTCTTAAACCGCTTGTTCTGTGCGATGGGTATCTTAGTTTGGGCTCAGAATATATTCCCTTGAACATAATCCCAAGTTGATTGCTGACAAAGCTCTAGGGCCTAAGCTATGCTATTCAGACTCTATATACAAGACATTCATGACGCAACCACATGAACGAGTGCAGTGCAGTGCGTCTTTGATTTCTAGTCTCTGTAAGTCGCCTTCCAATTGAGATAAGCAACAAAGCAGGACCGCTGCCTGCTGTTTAGAAAACGCCAAGATGAAGTAAGTTCCATCTTCGTCGAAGTTTGTGAAAACCAAAATCTAAAgcatcgagagagagagagagagagacctgttTATTGTTTCTGATGAAAGATGTTTGACTGGTAGTCGAACTAAATCAATCCGAACTTTTTGCCTCAGCTCTTCAAGAGGTGAAGATGAAGGaagagatggagaaagagaaagaagatgaaggtaCAAGTAAGCAGACAGGCGAGAGACGGACAACTTTCTCTATTTTCGTCTCTGAAGTGACGGTTGCCGCCCATCCATGTTGACAAGTGGTGCGCTTCATCGTGGAAAGCTGCAAGGTGCTCGCGTCCCATGTCTGCGCCTCCCATGCGTCTCAACTCAAACATgcacaaggagagagagaaagaggagccACAGTTTTTTCTTCCGTTTATACCATGGTTCAGAAACAAGTCGGTATTTCTGGCTTTATTGGGAAAGCCATTGTTCAGGAAACAACTGCCGCGCGGAGGCCCCACAAAGTTGTTTGATGGGGAAGAAGGAACACACCGTTCCTGCCGTTCCATGATTTTAGTTGCAGAACAAATTGAGAAGCGTTCCCgcctataccattttgaggaagTTCTATTAAGTTGTCACAAAAGTCTGTTCTTAGCCCATCAAGAGAAAAAATCCAACGTGCTGAAAAGTTTTCATCTTGTCAGTTCGGTACGACCATTTAGGTATCATTTCAGTCTCAATTTGGAAGAGGATGCTGTTTTTGGAGCGTTCAACATTCCAATTGGAACTTCTAAGCTTATATAGGCTAATGGTGGTCTTTCCTTTTTTACAGTATGAAATTTTTCCAAGTCCTGTTTGATGACATGGTAGAATTTAAAGTCCTGTTTGATATGACATGGTAAAATTTAAAGTCGCACATTGATagttttttgcatggtaaaGGGTAAAAAACATGAGACTTTTTTCCTGTTGTTGATTAGGAGTGACAGTCATCATTTGAACGATTTATATGCAGCCCAAGTCGATCTCCTTGCAACCAAGTACATTATTAAtgctccaaagtccaaacagAGCATTCGGAGTATGCACGCAACTCCACAAATAAATCTAATACGTAGATTTGGCAAGAGGCACCTTTGAAGTAAAGATTCAACCAGATAGATTATAGAGACTCAAAGTTTTGATCAATTAATCTACTCTCCATATATAATCGGTAAGGGGTTCcacagaaaataagaaagatgTCCACACAATCATGAGTACAAGCACTGTTACAAGAAAATTGTTCCTTTCCAATGACATAAAAGGCTATAAAATTACACAGATGATGGACATATATTACATCACGTCATGCCAGCAAATTCATTGAGGGTAAAGATCACAAAGATATTTCAGCAAGGTGGAGAGAACAAATTGAGTGCAGGTCGAAATCATCCAAGGGCGACTAGAGAGACAAACTTGGCACCTTTGCTCTCAGGTGTGCTGCAGATAAAGCAGCATTTCCTCTCAGGTTGCTAGCAACTGCAGCCTTCATTCCCACTATTCTCAAGTTGATAGAAAATATGGCCAAGGAAAAAGATGCAACGAGCATGTCATGAACCCTCTTGAGCTGTAGGTCTCATTCACGCATGTAAATTTAACCACGTTCTTGCTTCTGGAGTTGTGGTGCTGCCAACCAACCTTGTTAGTGGTTAGTTTTGAAactaataaaagaaatttgagaaGCTTCAAGGATGCCTTCATGCAACTTCTGCATCTTTCCTTATTCAACTTCAAACTATTAAGGAATTTTAGAACTTGTACAGCCAGCTGACCACCATTTATATCAGCTCCAAAAGAGACCTACTGGAACAAACATTCAACAAGGTTACCCGTCAGTGGCTTATGTGCAGTCATACTCAAAATGGGCGAGCTCACTGGCATATTTAGGCATTAAGTGGTCCATAGTGATTTGCTCTTAACTCATCTCCTAGTTGGCATGGATACGTGTGAACTATGTGGCAATTCAACAACACTAGATACACATCCAAGGTGCATGCTAAAACAACAAATAGAAGCAAGTCAAAAACCACAACAGAGAAAGAAGAGGTTATACTGAGGTTTATAGCACACTTTGACCACTACCAAAATCTCCAAATGAATAAAGTGAAGCACACTATAGAAATCAAGTGCAAGTCCATGGAAGAAATCATTTAGAGTGGTCCAAATATGCCACCAGAAGATGAAAAATCAAGTCCACCATAAGAGGCGCCATTTTTTTGGAGAGGAGAGCAAGGGGTCAAAACAGAAGGTCTTAGGCAAAGGAGACAAAAGGTGATGGGTGATGTCAGCTGCATGCATGATATAAGCAGTGCACTTCCTTACAAGCCCATCTTGCACAGACAGGATAcaagaaaaaacgaaaaggaTAACACCAATCAACAAACAACATACACGACGGATTATCaggagaaatgaagaagaaaataaaaatgggcAGCTGGCAAAACACTCTTGCACAACCAACATGGTAAAATAATCAGGATcgttttcctcttcctcctgaTTTCCTCTATTCAAACAACCACCAACCAAATAAACAAGCCAGCAGGAAAACTACAACCAAACACATTTTCCTTCTATGGCCGGCAGATTGGGAAAAGAGGTAGTAAAACTGCCACAAAAAGGGGACTCACCTCGAGAAGCAGCTTCTTTCAGCCAACCCtgcagagagagaaaagagaaaggggattAGGGCACCGTATAGCagaaacagagggagaggggggagaAGCAAGGCCACCTTACCCGGcgcgaaggaggaagaggaagatcGCCGGCTTCGACAGAGAGGCAAATCGCAGGCTTCGACACAGGGAGGAAGAGGGCTTCGCAGAGAGGAAGGGGCGAGAAAGAGAgacgagagcgagagaggagaggcagccagagaggagaggaatgagagagcgagaggagaggggaacgagagaggagaggggaagaggcgacgaggggaaagaggagagaaaacgAGCTAGGAtggagagaacgagagaggagaggctctgagagaggagaggggaagaggcgacgGAGGGAAAAGAGGAGAGACCCGACTTTTTTTCGGGTGAAATTTACCACGTTTGTACCGTGGTAAATTTCACCGCGTTTGATGCACTCATTCATTCACGAGTGAAATTTACCACGACCTTACCATTTTCACCTCTTCTACCGTTTTTTCCCTCGCAATCAAACGGGGCGTAAAAGAGATGGTCTCCCAGATGAAATTCCACTTTCGTTGGGAAGGGGAACTCAAACCAACTCCACCCCTACATGGAATTCCCGCCTTCGTCCAAAGTTGTTTACAAGAAAACAATGGAAGATTGTGcacacaagaaaaaacaaggaaCAATGTTTGAGCTTTTTATTGCTATTGGTTTAGTAAAGTTTGATGGGCAGTTCTCGCCCTCAATTTAAAGgagaaaagggtattttcagTTTTGAAGATTTTCCCTCACTGGCTAGCCAGACTTCCATTTGAAATCAATGACATGCATTTAAGAGGTGTGAGTTCAATACTTCTACCTGCTCCAATGTTGTCAATATCAATGCGAACTTGTAACCAATGTAAATCACAGcaacaacaagaaaacaaagaaaagaagtccTCTGCTGTAAATCTTGAGAGCGAGAGACATGCATTTATCATTTGTAACCATATGACATGCATTGAAATTTACAGCAGTCCTCTGCTGTAAATcttgagagcgagagagagacatagtaaaaaaaaaaaaaacatttatcgATCTATCTGACAGAGAAAACTTTATTAACTAACGAACTTCGCATGGACCGATGAATGTTTgctaaggaagaagaagaaaaaaaaaaaatctttagaGACAAAGAAGCGTACTGTTTGCGATTACGACTCTGAAAATTTGCAGAGGGACATTGTTATTAGACGGAAAGAATGCCCCCAGTATCAACCAAGGAAGAGATTCAAATTCTGCAGCCACTGCGAAGCTCGGACCTCCATTCCTCTGAGGTGCAAAGCAAGCAGCCATGCCTGATCAGCATGATCTTCTTGTGGGCTTCCGAGGGGAGGAAGTCGCCGGGAGGAGCGATCCTCCGGAGAGACGGCCGGGCGATCACCATCCAACTGAGCAGCCCCACCCAAATGCGCGCGCACCTGCTCAGGTTCACCTCCCTCAACGCCTTGCACATCCTCACCACCTCCTTCACTCCCTGCTCCGTCACGCCCAGGCAGCCCTCGAGTCCCAACCTCGCCATTCCCCGGCAACTCTTCCCCACCTCCACCAAACCCTCGTCCGATAACCCGGAGCGTCCGGCTTCCAGGACCTCCAGCTTCTCCAATCCCCTCACCCTGCTGATCCTCAAGCAATCGTTCACGCTCAACTCTTTGATTTCTCCGCAGATGCCGATGATTTCCGATAAGATCTCGTCGTCTAAATGCTTGTTCCACCCCAGCCTCAATCTTCGAATCCTTCCCCTCCTGAACTTGCACTCAGAAAATCCTGTCCCCTTCCCCAGATCGGTCCTCTCCATCCGAATCTCTTCCAGATTGGCGGCGTTCGTCAGAATGGTGCGAAGACTCTCGTTCGTCAGACGGTGGCAAGAGCTCAGATTGATAAATTTCAGATCGGTGAGCCGGAAGCCTATCAATTTCACTGCTTCGTCGGTCAGGAAAGCGGCTGCTTCCAGATCCAGGTGCTCCAGGAGCTCGCATCGCCGGACTACTTCGGAGACACCTTGAAGCGAGACACCTTCGCAGCGACGGAGGATCAGTCTCCGGAGGGACCCGCCAAGATTGGAGATTGCGAGGAGGAGATGGTTTGAAACGTCCATTCCTGACAGGTCAAGGCTCTGCAATTCCCTGCCAGGAACAAGGAAGACGTTTACCCCAGGGCGGTTGAGTGAGATCCTGCTCCCGTTTACAGACAGAGACTCGAGATCCCGGCAGCGCGAGGCCACGAATGCAACGCCGTCCCCGCTCAAGAACTCGCAGTCAAGTGCCGCAAGTCGTCGGAGGGAAGCGCAATTCAAGGCGATCGAGAGGAGGGAGCGGTCAGAGATGCAGTAGTTCCCGGACAGATCGAGCGACAGCAGGTTTCGGAGCTTCCGGGACACGAACTCGACACCGGCGTCGCTCACTTTGCCCGTCGACCCGAGCCCCTCCCCCGGATAATCGACGGTTCCATCTTCCACCGGGTAGCTGACGTCGAGCTCATCCAAATTCGGGAACGAGTCGGCGATCACGATGAGAACTCTGTCCGAAAGCGCCTTTACTCTGGAGCAAACGAGGGTCTTCAAGGTGGGGACGCTCCGGCCGAGCTCTTTCAACCTGCACAGCGGCAGCCGTCCCTGGCCAGAGAGGTCGAGTGTCCGAATCCTCGCGCCGGAGGCCCCGAGGTCCCGGAGGAGGCGGTCGAGCTGGTCGCCGAAGAAGCCGAAGGAAACATCGACGCTAACCAAGTTGGGGAAGCGAGAAAAGGGACTCGGAGAGCGGGATGGGAAGCGAAGGGTGAGAGAGGAGACAAGGCGATTGGCGATGGCGAGGAAGTGCTTGCAGGCGAGGGAGGGGGAATCGAGATGGCGCGTGTGGCACAGGGCAAGGCGAGCAAAGATGAGACGCCAACAGTCTTCCGGCAGTTCGGGGCAGCACCCCTCCATGGCGCCTCTTCGGTGGCCAACGCCCTGCCTGTCCGTCGCCGGCCGGCCGGCAGTTCCCGGCAACCGTGGAGGTGAAAGCGACGTCTGAGAGAGACTCCCTGTTCCACTTCCGCCCGGACTGGGATTCTCAGCCAAAGGCgatagcgagagagagggagcgtcGTGATCCGAGGCGGCGGGTACGGGCTTGGAACGTTCGGGAAATTTTAGTTAATTTCCCTTTTGCGCAATTAATCTGCGGCGCCTGTTGGCGCTGCGTTTGGATTCCCTATCggtttctctctttatttttcattttttctttttttgcaattttgaattttgaaaatcggGTCTACCAACTTACTTTTATCTGGATAATTTAAACAAAAGAGTTTCGAAAGCATACGTTaaattgtcttttctttttaccgactctttttttataaagaatatTGGCGGTTACTAGGGAAATCAAAAATTGAAAGGTGTTCTTagttaaatatataaaaaatctgaaagaaaatttgaaatagacTAACGGTCTAGATCGCCCCCATCCGGGTGAAATGGGGAAGTTGTTTAGATATCTCGCCGGCGAAATGGGGAAGTTGCGAGTTGATGACCCGACTGCTCTTGTGTGTAAAATGACAATAGCACCCTCCAAATGATAAAAGGAGGAGTCCCTCCTTGAggacaaaacagaaaaaagaacagTATTTGGCAGTGGCCAAACACATTAATATCCccattaagaaattggatcaaatttaAAAGGTGACATTTGACACCTGATATGTTTCAGATTAGAGTTCAAATATACATTtacatttgattggattcggattcaaattcaattttcaatCAATAGTTTGTattcaatattttttgcatttttgaaaTCGGTTGGATTtcgttcaaaatttgaaactggaaatcagatatgaatgtaaaaaaaaaaaagattttgattGGATTAAGATGTGAAactggattttggattcagattcaaatgtcTGATTCTTTGATCGtattaaaatccaattttgaatctgaaaatgtgaatatccgaaaaaacatATACAGCACATTTGATTCTAATCTGATTTATTGATATCCCTAGATACAAGCTGCTAACCTCCTCTTACTAAAGATGCTGTCCCTTGCTAACCTCCTACTCAAAAGGAGAAGCAGGAAACCTTGAGTGGAAACTAGTGATTATTTCCAAGTCCCGATCCTATTACTCAAGTGTCCCATTATAAACCATGGTTAATGTCAATTTAACGACTGTTTCTAagtgtcaaaattttaatttttttcatcctacACCATCTAGCATTGAactgttcatatatatatatatatatatatatatatatatatatatatatatagacataggAAGCGTTTAATACAAACAACATTGCGTTCTCCAAAAGCATGTTTTCCTAATACGTATTTCAAAAACACACTATGCTTTCATTGCAAATTTAATCGTTGAATCTGGAAATTATTTACAATCACAATATGTTTCttagatctttcattttaagAATATGTATTTCAATAACATCAGACGCCCTTTTAGAATCTTCAAGATAGAAATCGGTTCAACCACTTGTAATAAGAAGAGGTTGCTTGCTAAGGTGATAGCTAAGCTGGGTAGATGCTTAAGATTTAAGCATGTCAACAGGTTGGATTCGAACCAGATGTACCTTTTGTCCCATCCAATTTATCGAATTCAACTTTGGTATTGCATTTGTGTAAAAGAGAAGTCTATATATATTGTATTCGGGTTTGAATCTTAAATTCAAAGTCCTGATacgatccaaatttgattttaaatctatAAAGCAGAGAATCGAATCTGAAACACATTATTATACCCCCGATTGGATGTTTaactaaaactgaatccgaatccaaatgtAATTTCgtatatatgaatctgatcagatCTCCTAACTAGATGCtaaacattttttcatatccaactctTTGGAAGCAATTCCGTTGGGCAAATCAGATCAATTAGACATATGTACTAAGATTGTTATGCAAAGTGATCAATGTTCATGGTATGTTACTTGCGACCTTTCGTAATTCCTGGATCTCGAGGGGGTGGCAGCCATTTTGCAGTTCGACTTTATGTAGCATCGACTTTTAGTGCTATAAAAAGGATACACTGATATACAAATTAAAGCATAGCAACTTAACTTGGACtgaccaaaaataaaaaacaagcttAGTCACTTGAGAAGATGGGTGAAAGGTGGAAGCTTCGGCTTTGAAGGggaacaaaatatttattttgctCACTCTCCCATATCTTTCACTACTCTCCACTGCAAAAACAGAGTGAAATTATGAAGGCGTATATGGAACTCATCCCTATGCACACAACTTATGTGGTAAATAGACGCGGTCCAAAGTCTACGCATGTAAACAATAAAATAATTGGGTAACAATCCATCCCGACTCCACCACGTTCTGTGCAACacattaataaaaagaaaagaaaagagagagagaggcatgaGGTTGGAGCAGCTTTGGCATGTGATAACGCCACTATCCCCGTGGGTTTCTGCGTCgccatttctttcttcctccctctcttcttcttttccttttcccctcaGATGAAAGTCTGAAAGTCTGAATGGAAGGAAGCACGCCAACACCAATGGtccccttctcctctctcccttttttcctGCTGCTCCAACTCAGAGGTCCTCACTGTCGTGTAGTATTATTAACTTTATATCTATCATCGGCTCCTGGCCTAGAAATCGAGCTTACGAAACACACCATCGCAATTCTAAAATCTAAACCGTTTTGAAAAGAATAATGTATAAATTCATTTGTGACGACATAATACAGGTTCATAGCTCATAAGCAAGTTTGCAAACGATACAAATATCGACGACACCGCTCCGAAAACCT
Protein-coding regions in this window:
- the LOC116252862 gene encoding F-box/LRR-repeat protein 4: MEGCCPELPEDCWRLIFARLALCHTRHLDSPSLACKHFLAIANRLVSSLTLRFPSRSPSPFSRFPNLVSVDVSFGFFGDQLDRLLRDLGASGARIRTLDLSGQGRLPLCRLKELGRSVPTLKTLVCSRVKALSDRVLIVIADSFPNLDELDVSYPVEDGTVDYPGEGLGSTGKVSDAGVEFVSRKLRNLLSLDLSGNYCISDRSLLSIALNCASLRRLAALDCEFLSGDGVAFVASRCRDLESLSVNGSRISLNRPGVNVFLVPGRELQSLDLSGMDVSNHLLLAISNLGGSLRRLILRRCEGVSLQGVSEVVRRCELLEHLDLEAAAFLTDEAVKLIGFRLTDLKFINLSSCHRLTNESLRTILTNAANLEEIRMERTDLGKGTGFSECKFRRGRIRRLRLGWNKHLDDEILSEIIGICGEIKELSVNDCLRISRVRGLEKLEVLEAGRSGLSDEGLVEVGKSCRGMARLGLEGCLGVTEQGVKEVVRMCKALREVNLSRCARIWVGLLSWMVIARPSLRRIAPPGDFLPSEAHKKIMLIRHGCLLCTSEEWRSELRSGCRI